The Pelodiscus sinensis isolate JC-2024 unplaced genomic scaffold, ASM4963464v1 ctg59, whole genome shotgun sequence genome includes a window with the following:
- the LOC102459441 gene encoding olfactory receptor 1J1-like, which translates to MAEANWTSVSEFVLLGLSERQDMQPLIIAVLLGTYLVNLVGNSMLVGLVWTDPQLRSPMYFLLSQLSMVDMGMVSIILPQALVHTLSQHWAIPFTSCMAQLFILLAVGNMENYLLAAMAYDRYVAVCNPLRYAAVVTRSLCLKMAAAFWVVVISHALLHTVMTAQLRYCGNRLQNFFCHLKFLLRLPCTRPVINELVVSTAGALVTLAPLTFIVASYARIGVAVARLRSVQALRKALSTCGSHLTVVFLTYSLMLWLYFHPDSIKIQGHDQQVTFLYTAVVPTLNPLIYSLRNKDVAAALRRAKRKVLR; encoded by the coding sequence ATGGCTGAGGCCAACTGGACGTCCGTCTCCGAGTTCGTTCTCCTGGGTCTGTCCGAACGCCAGGACATGCAGCCGCTGATCATCGCAGTCCTCCTTGGCACCTATCTGGTGAATCTGGTCGGCAACTCCATGCTTGTGGGGCTGGTGTGGACTGACCCCCAGCTCCGCAGCCCCATGTATTTCCTCCTCAGCCAGCTTTCCATGGTGGACATGGGCATGGTCTCCATCATCCTGCCCCAGGCGCTGGTGCATACCTTGAGTCAGCACTGGGCCATCCCCTTCACCAGCTGCATGGCCCAACTCTTCATCCTCCTGGCCGTGGGCAACATGGAGAACTACCTGCTGGctgccatggcctacgaccgctacgtggccGTCTGCAACCCGCTGCGCTACGCCGCCGTGGTGACGCGGTCCCTGTGCCTCAAGATGGCGGCTGCCTTCTGGGTCGTGGTGATCTCGCACGCCCTGCTGCACACCGTCATGACCGCCCAGCTGCGTTACTGTGGCAACCGCCTGCAGAATTTTTTCTGTCATTTGAAATTCCTGCTGCGCCTCCCCTGCACTCGGCCTGTTATCAACGAGCTTGTGGTCTCCACCGCGGGCGCCTTGGTGACCCTGGCCCCTTTAACCTTCATCGTGGCCTCCTACGCCCGCATCGGGGTGGCCGTGGCCCGCCTGCGCTCTGTCCAAGCCCTGCGCAAGGCCCTCtccacctgcggctcccacctgaCCGTGGTGTTTCTCACGTACAGCCTCATGCTCTGGCTCTACTTCCACCCGGACTCCATCAAAATCCAGGGGCACGACCAGCAAGTGACCTTCTTATACACCGCGGTGGTgcccaccctgaaccccctcatctacagcctgaggaacaaggacgtGGCCGCGGCCCTGAGGAGGGCAAAGAGGAAGGTCCTACGTTGA